The Leptolyngbya sp. FACHB-261 genome segment GGTCGTTGGACAGAGCAAAATCGGCGCCAACGCCTGTATCGGCTCGGCCACTACGATCATCAACAGCTCAGTCGCAGCAGGCGAGGTGGTCCCACCGGGTTCGCTAATTGGCGATACCAGCCGTCAGCTCAAAGTGATAGCGCCTGTGGCCAATGGAGTTGTGGCCGCTGAGGTCATAGCTGATAAAGGGGCGTCTGCATCTCAGCCTTCGGAATCTCAGCCTTTAGAGCAATTAGAGCAAAAAGATTCCGAGCCAGAAGATGCTGATAGTTCTGACAGCTCTGACAACTCTGACAGTTCTTTGAATGGCACCGGACCGGCACCGACCCCAGCGCCCAAGCCTAATTCAGACCCTGAGAAAACTCCATCAGCACCTGAGGGCGCTCCTGCCCGCAAGGTCTATGGAGAAGACCACGTCAATCGAATCCTGGGCAAAATTTTTACCCATCGGCAGATCACCAGCCATACAACCAAGGACAATGAGTCATCCTAAGAGTGGAAGCTCGGTGGTACATGGGTCCATATGGAAAGCGCACTAGGGTTAGTTGAGACACGCAGTTTCCCAGCAATTGTGGGAACTGCTGACATGATGCTGAAGTCAGCAGGGGTCACGCTGGTTGGCTTTGAGAAGATTCGGAGCGGTTACTGCACCGCAATTGTAAGGGGCGGTATTGCTGACGTTCGCTTGGCAGTCCAAGCAGGAGCCGAGACTGCTGAGCAGTTCGGTCAGTTGGTTTCTACCTTGGTTATTCCCCGACCAATGCCCAACTTAGAAGTGGTTCTGCCCATCAATAGTCGCCTTT includes the following:
- a CDS encoding transferase, giving the protein MSMPLRPLQLPSDPRSYISGDVTVDPSVGIAPGVMIQAAPNSRIVIAAGVCIGMGSVLHAREGTLVIEAGATLGAGVLVVGQSKIGANACIGSATTIINSSVAAGEVVPPGSLIGDTSRQLKVIAPVANGVVAAEVIADKGASASQPSESQPLEQLEQKDSEPEDADSSDSSDNSDSSLNGTGPAPTPAPKPNSDPEKTPSAPEGAPARKVYGEDHVNRILGKIFTHRQITSHTTKDNESS